A window of Heptranchias perlo isolate sHepPer1 chromosome 43, sHepPer1.hap1, whole genome shotgun sequence contains these coding sequences:
- the LOC137306374 gene encoding calphotin-like, producing MVRILLPTALLWNAQHSTPVLASPSSLCPCTLSPLHPRPPCAPVPSPPCTPSSLCPCTLSPPASPSSLCPCTRCPVPPPPPYPFALSSLWPCTAAIRPPVMLRPPVMVRPPVMVLPLVTVRPLVTVLPLVTVRPLVMVLPLVTVLPLVTVRPLVMVLPLVTVRPLVTVLPLVTVLPLVMVLPLVTVRPLVMVRPPVTILPPVMVLPLVTVQPLVMVLPLVTVRPLVMVRPPVTILPPVMVRPPVTVRPLVTVRPLVMVLPLVTVRPLVMVRPPVTILPPVMVRPPVTVRPLVTVLPLITVQPLVTVLPLVTVRPLVTVQPLVTVRPLVTVRPLVTVRPLVMVLPPVTILPPVTVRPPVTVRPPVMVRPPVTVRPPVTILPPVTVRPPVTVRSQVTILPPVTVRPPVMLHHPVMVRPPVTVLPVPSEDRGPCTPIAIRCPALTVQTHNWGHAPHSGGVQVRAARQECGDTLGGLGIGYHRARLCTPATNGWEINYPTGGLNRLPAEFFISCVLMHLNIYCTRSLCSSIPFSLPEPGWPAVPTSGQIEHGNSGSVGICLSMPLLSAPRGKKEQESDASCPDCSRMAALLRYSVPATATGTEWAELSVRLHPTLGLKQTVLE from the exons ATGGTACGAATCCTTCTCCCCACTGCTCTGTTATGGAATGCCCAGCACTCTACCCCTGTCCTggcatccccctcctccctgtgcccctgtaccctctcccccctgcacccccgtcctccctgtgcccctgtaccctctcccccctgcaccccctcctccctgtgcccctgtaccctctccccccctgcatccccctcctccctgtGCCCCTGTACCCGCTGCCCtgtaccccctcctcccccgtaCCCCTTTGCCCTCTCCTCCCTGTGGCCCTGCACTGCCGCGATACGGCCCCCAGTAATGCTACGTCCCCCAGTAATGGTACGGCCCCCGGTAATGGTACTGCCCCTGGTAACGGTACGGCCCCTGGTAACGGTACTGCCCCTGGTAACGGTACGGCCCCTGGTAATGGTACTGCCCCTGGTAACGGTACTGCCCCTGGTAACGGTACGGCCCCTGGTAATGGTACTGCCCCTGGTAACGGTACGGCCCCTGGTAACGGTACTGCCCCTGGTAACGGTACTGCCCCTGGTAATGGTACTGCCCCTGGTAACGGTACGGCCCCTGGTAATGGTACGGCCCCCGGTAACAATATTGCCCCCGGTAATGGTACTGCCCCTAGTAACGGTACAGCCCCTGGTAATGGTACTGCCCCTGGTAACGGTACGGCCCCTGGTAATGGTACGGCCCCCGGTAACAATATTGCCCCCGGTAATGGTACGGCCCCCGGTAACGGTACGGCCCCTAGTAACGGTACGGCCCCTGGTAATGGTACTGCCCCTGGTAACGGTACGGCCCCTGGTAATGGTACGGCCCCCGGTAACAATATTGCCCCCGGTAATGGTACGGCCCCCGGTAACGGTACGGCCCCTGGTAACGGTACTGCCCCTAATAACGGTACAGCCCCTGGTAACGGTACTGCCCCTGGTAACGGTACGGCCCCTAGTAACGGTACAGCCCCTGGTAACGGTACGGCCCCTGGTAACGGTACGGCCCCTGGTAACGGTACGGCCCCTGGTAATGGTACTGCCCCCGGTAACAATATTGCCCCCGGTAACGGTACGGCCCCCGGTAACGGTACGGCCCCCGGTAATGGTACGGCCCCCGGTAACGGTACGGCCCCCGGTAACAATATTGCCCCCGGTAACGGTACGGCCCCCGGTAACGGTACGTTCCCAGGTAACGATACTGCCCCCGGTAACGGTACGGCCCCCAGTAATGTTACATCACCCGGTAATGGTACGGCCCCCGGTAACGGTACTGCCCGTTCCTAGTGAAGATCGTGGCCCCTGCACTCCTATCGCCATCCGTTGCCCTGCACTAACTGTGCAAACTCACAACTGGGGGCATGCACCACactctggggggg TTCAGGTACGAGCAGCTAGGCAGGAGTGCGGAGATACCCTGGGTGGCCTGGGCATTGGGTACCATCGTGCCAGGCTCTGTACCCCTGCCACTAACGGCTGGGAGATCAATTATCCGACTGGGGGGCTCAACAGGTTGCCTGCGGAATTCTTCATCTCATGTGTCTTAATGCATCTCAATATCTACTGCACAAG atccctctgctcctctatcccatttagcttaCCTGAGCCCGGATGGCCGGCTGTACCCACCAGCGGGCAGATCGAGCATGGAAACAGTGGGTCAGTTGGCATTTGCCTCTCGATGCCTCTCCTGTCAGCTCCAAGAGGCAAAAAAGAGCAGGAGTCAGATGCCAGCTGCCCGGATTGCTCCCGCATGGCAGCCTTGCTCCGATACTCCGTGCCAGCTACAGCCACTGGCACAGAGTGGGCAGAGCTCAGCGTCCGACTTCATCCCACCCTCGGGCTGAAGCAGACGGTGCTGGAATAG